The nucleotide sequence AATGAGTCCGCGGGCATGGAGGGCGTGGGGACCTTCACCACTTCAATGCGCGACACGTTGTTCATCGACACTTGCTCGAGCTCGAAATTCCGGCCGTCGCCCGAGGAGGCGGCACTGGCCATGCGGTTGCCGTCGACGCTCACGGAGGTGAAGGAGGAACCAAAGCCCCGCACGTTCACCGAACGCACATCCGCCGCCACGTAATCCACCGCGATGCCGGGGAGAAACTTGAGAAACTCACCCGGGTTTCCCTCCGTGACGTCACCGAAGGCATCCGCCGAAACTACATTTTTAAAACTGGAAGCAAAACGCTGTTCATTGATCGCGATGGCGTCGTTGGCTTGTTCGGTCGCCTGCACCGTGAAGGCATCCAACAGCACCGTATCGTCATCGGCTTCGCCATATTGCGCGGCATTCGTCAGCGCAAAATTACGGGAAACCTTGCCGCCCGACGTCGAAACCGTCGCGGACTGACGATCCAGACCGGTATAGAAAACCTCTAGGTTCACTTCACCTTCGGGCAGGCCGGAAATGCGGTATTCACCGTAGGAGTTCGTGAATACCGACTTCCCGGAATCAACGACGGTCACACGTGCATTGGTCAGATAATTTCCCGTGATCGCATTACTCACACGACCTTCGATGGTGGCGCTTCCCGATTGCGCGGAAAGCAAGGTGGAGAACAGGCCAAACAATAAAACGGTGATCAGGCACCGGCTGGGGACGGACCATTGGGGCAAAGCAGTGGCCTTCCCTAGTGAGGGGGTGGTTACAAACATGACAGGGTAAACGTGAGGTTGGGGTTGGGGCTCGGTGCTCCGCCGCCCACACACGCAGGCAGCAGCACGCTATTAAGTTCATTAATGAACTATCTATCCATTAATGAACTGATTTAACGTCGGTCAACCCCTTTTGGTTCATTTCTGACGTTCCAGTTCATAGTTGAATTTTTTAACCTATTTCCGGCAGAATGTTCATAAGTGGACGAAAAATACATCATACCGAACCTCCGTAATGCCTGCCGGGTGCTGAAACTCATGGGTCAAAACAACCGGGGTTACAAAATCACCGAGCTCGCCAAACCGCTGGGTATCCCCTCCACCTCCGCTCTGCGGATCGCCAGCACCTTGATGGCGGAAGGGTTGCTGCGAAAAGAGAGCGGTTTATTTTATCTGGGTCCCGTCCTTATCCACCTGGGATCGTGCACGTTAGCAGCAACGGAACTCCGGGATCTGGCTCAGCCCATTTTGCAACGTCTGAGCAAAACCACCGACGAAACCGCCCACTTGGCCCTACCCTGCGACGATCGGTCACTGATTGTCGCCGTGTGCGACAGCCCCCATCCTTTGCGAGCCGCCTCCAGTCCAGGCACACTCACCGATCTCTATACCGCATCAACGGGTAAGGTTTTTCTGGGCTACCTGCACCGCGCGCGTATCGGCGAGATTCTCGCCCGCCATGCACCACCGCAACGCACCGCCAACTCCTTGACCACCTTGGAGGCCTTGGAACAGGAAGCGGACCGCGTGCTCGCCACGGGTTTTGGGGTTGATGACGAGGAATTTACGCTCGGCGTGCGCTGTCTCGCCGCTCCTGTCACCGGTCCCGACGGTCGGGTCGTGGCCGCCATGGGTATCACCGCCGCCGCCGTGCGATTCACGTCCGATCGGATTCCGGAAATCGCTCGCCACGTCAAAGACGCCGCCGGTTCACTTTCCCGTCTGATCGGCCACCATTGACCGCCCGGGCCGGCTGTCCCGGGCGAGGCGTCAAGCAGCGGGACCAATCAATTTCGCGAAAATGATTTTCCCGCCGGCCGAGGGTAGGATGCTGCTGATGTGAGCCGACACCCGCGTCCCCACCAAGGTCCGCGCCTGCTCGACGACCACCATCGAGCCGTCGTCCAGATAGCCCACGCCTTGGTGCTCTTCCCGCCCGGTCTTCACCAAGTCGATGTCGATCGATTCGCCCACCAAGTGCTCCTGTCGCATCGATTTGACCAAGGAACTCAGGTTGAGCCATGGCACTCCGTGAAACTCCGCCATCTTCGCGAGATTGTAGTCCGTGGTGAGTAACTTGGCCTTCATCGACTGAGCCAAAAACACGAGTTTGGCGTCCACTTCACCGGACCGTGCCTCACTTTCATGGATGCGCAGGTCCAACTGTTTGAGTCGACGCAACGCCCCTAAAACTTCGAGACCGCGTCGGCCGCGGGCTTGTTTACCCGGTTCCGTGGAATCGGCCACGCGTTGCAGTTCCTCCAGCACAAAGCGCGGGATCACCAACGCTCCACTCAAAAATCCCGTCTCACAAATCCGAGCGACCCGACCGTCGATCAACGCACTCGTATCGACCACCACCAATGGCACATCGACCTCGTGC is from Synoicihabitans lomoniglobus and encodes:
- a CDS encoding IclR family transcriptional regulator — protein: MDEKYIIPNLRNACRVLKLMGQNNRGYKITELAKPLGIPSTSALRIASTLMAEGLLRKESGLFYLGPVLIHLGSCTLAATELRDLAQPILQRLSKTTDETAHLALPCDDRSLIVAVCDSPHPLRAASSPGTLTDLYTASTGKVFLGYLHRARIGEILARHAPPQRTANSLTTLEALEQEADRVLATGFGVDDEEFTLGVRCLAAPVTGPDGRVVAAMGITAAAVRFTSDRIPEIARHVKDAAGSLSRLIGHH
- a CDS encoding PIN/TRAM domain-containing protein translates to MNKTLLPIRVMFIALCAGTGWLVCYTIREWDDFRVVATFIGMSIGVLVVLVDVMLKGFSLRGLSALSFGLAVGSVISYLIGTSPLFIEGDEQIIYLSRLALFLIVTYMCTVIALRGKDEFNLVIPYVRFVPHEVDVPLVVVDTSALIDGRVARICETGFLSGALVIPRFVLEELQRVADSTEPGKQARGRRGLEVLGALRRLKQLDLRIHESEARSGEVDAKLVFLAQSMKAKLLTTDYNLAKMAEFHGVPWLNLSSLVKSMRQEHLVGESIDIDLVKTGREEHQGVGYLDDGSMVVVEQARTLVGTRVSAHISSILPSAGGKIIFAKLIGPAA